The Salmonella enterica subsp. houtenae serovar Houten genome has a segment encoding these proteins:
- a CDS encoding ethanolamine utilization cobalamin adenosyltransferase translates to MKDFITEAWLRANHTLSEGSEIHLPADARLTPSARELLESRRLRIKFLDQQGRLFVDDDEQQPQPVHGLTSSDTHPQACCEMCRQPVVKKPDTLTHLTADKMVAKSDPRLGFRAALDSAIALTVWLQIELAEPWQPWLFDIRSRLGNIMRADAIDEPLADQAIVGLNSDELHRLSHQPLRYLDHDHLVPEASHGRDAALLNLLRTKVRETETLAAQVFITRRFEVLRPDILQALNRLSSTVYVMMILSVAKHPLTVAQIQQRLGGEQ, encoded by the coding sequence ATGAAAGACTTCATTACCGAAGCATGGCTCAGAGCGAATCATACGCTCAGTGAAGGATCGGAGATCCATTTGCCCGCTGATGCACGACTGACGCCCTCGGCTCGGGAACTGCTGGAAAGCCGTCGCCTGCGCATTAAGTTTCTCGATCAGCAAGGCAGGCTGTTTGTCGATGATGACGAACAGCAGCCGCAGCCGGTACATGGATTAACCAGTAGCGATACGCACCCACAGGCCTGCTGTGAAATGTGCCGTCAGCCGGTGGTGAAAAAGCCCGATACGCTGACCCATCTGACGGCGGACAAAATGGTCGCCAAAAGCGACCCGCGCCTCGGCTTTCGCGCCGCGCTCGACAGCGCCATCGCGCTGACCGTGTGGCTGCAAATCGAGCTGGCGGAACCGTGGCAGCCGTGGCTTTTCGATATCCGCTCGCGGCTGGGCAACATTATGCGCGCCGACGCTATAGATGAGCCGCTGGCGGACCAGGCGATCGTCGGCCTGAACTCGGATGAACTGCATCGGTTGTCCCATCAACCGCTGCGCTACCTGGATCACGACCATCTGGTGCCGGAGGCCAGCCACGGTCGCGATGCCGCACTGCTTAATTTGCTACGCACCAAAGTCCGTGAAACGGAAACCCTCGCCGCACAAGTGTTTATTACCCGGCGTTTTGAGGTCTTGCGCCCGGACATTTTGCAGGCGCTGAACCGTCTCTCCAGCACGGTTTACGTGATGATGATTTTGAGCGTGGCGAAACATCCGCTGACGGTCGCCCAGATTCAACAACGTTTGGGAGGCGAACAATGA
- the eutD gene encoding phosphotransacetylase, translating into MIIERARELALRAPARVVFPDALDVRVLKAAHYLQQHSLARPVLVASPFALRQFVFSHRMAMDGIQVIDPHSNLSMRQRFAQRWLARTGEKTPPDAVEKLSDPLMFAAAMVSAGEADVCIAGNLSSTANVLRAGLRVIGLQPGCKTLSSIFLMLPQYAGPALGFADCSVVPQPTAAQLADIAIASADTWRAITGEEPRVAMLSFSSNGSARHPNVANVQQATDIVRERVPQLLVDGELQFDAAFVPEVAAQKAPDSPLQGCANVMIFPSLEAGNIGYKIAQRLGGYRAVGPLIQGLAAPLHDLSRGCSVQEIIELALVAAVPRQADVSRERSLQTQVE; encoded by the coding sequence ATGATTATTGAACGCGCCCGTGAGCTGGCTTTACGCGCGCCCGCCAGAGTGGTCTTTCCGGATGCGCTGGATGTCCGCGTACTGAAAGCGGCGCACTATTTGCAACAGCACAGTCTGGCACGCCCCGTTCTGGTCGCCAGTCCGTTTGCGCTGCGTCAGTTTGTCTTCAGTCACCGTATGGCGATGGATGGCATTCAGGTTATCGACCCACACAGCAATCTGAGTATGCGCCAGCGTTTTGCGCAACGCTGGCTTGCCCGTACCGGAGAAAAAACGCCGCCGGATGCAGTAGAAAAGCTTAGCGACCCGCTGATGTTCGCTGCCGCCATGGTGAGCGCCGGTGAGGCTGATGTGTGTATTGCAGGCAATCTCTCCTCAACGGCGAACGTGCTGCGCGCAGGGCTGCGGGTGATTGGCCTGCAACCTGGATGCAAAACATTGTCGTCTATTTTCCTGATGCTGCCGCAGTACGCCGGTCCGGCATTAGGATTCGCCGATTGCAGCGTAGTGCCGCAGCCGACGGCGGCGCAACTGGCGGATATCGCTATCGCCAGCGCTGACACCTGGCGGGCCATTACCGGCGAAGAGCCGCGCGTAGCGATGCTGTCATTTTCAAGTAACGGCAGCGCCCGTCACCCCAATGTTGCTAACGTGCAGCAGGCGACAGATATCGTTCGCGAACGCGTACCGCAACTGCTTGTGGACGGTGAATTGCAGTTTGACGCCGCTTTCGTACCGGAGGTCGCCGCGCAAAAAGCGCCTGACAGCCCGCTACAAGGCTGCGCCAACGTGATGATTTTCCCGTCGCTGGAGGCGGGCAATATTGGCTACAAAATCGCTCAGCGTCTGGGAGGCTATCGCGCTGTTGGGCCGCTAATTCAGGGACTTGCCGCGCCGCTTCACGACCTCTCCCGCGGCTGTAGCGTGCAGGAAATTATCGAACTGGCGTTGGTGGCAGCCGTGCCGCGCCAGGCTGACGTGAGCCGCGAACGCAGCTTACAAACACAGGTTGAATGA
- the eutM gene encoding carboxysome shell protein codes for MEALGMIETRGLVALIEASDAMVKAARVKLVGVKQIGGGLCTAMVRGDVAACKAATDAGAAAAQRIGELVSVHVIPRPHGDLEEVFPISFKGDSNI; via the coding sequence ATGGAAGCATTAGGAATGATTGAAACCCGGGGCCTGGTTGCGCTGATTGAGGCCTCAGATGCGATGGTAAAAGCCGCTCGCGTGAAGCTGGTCGGCGTGAAGCAGATTGGCGGTGGCCTGTGTACTGCCATGGTGCGTGGCGACGTGGCGGCGTGCAAAGCCGCAACCGATGCTGGCGCCGCTGCGGCGCAGCGCATTGGCGAGCTGGTCTCCGTACACGTGATTCCACGCCCGCACGGCGATCTGGAAGAGGTGTTCCCGATCAGCTTCAAAGGCGACAGCAACATTTGA
- the eutN gene encoding ethanolamine utilization protein EutN, with protein sequence MKLAVVTGQIVCTVRHQGLAHDKLLMVEMIDAQGNPDGQCAVAIDSIGAGTGEWVLLVSGSSARQAHRSELSPVDLCVIGIVDEVVAGGKVVFHK encoded by the coding sequence ATGAAACTGGCAGTCGTCACAGGACAAATCGTATGTACCGTCCGCCATCAGGGACTGGCGCATGACAAATTGCTGATGGTGGAAATGATCGATGCCCAGGGCAACCCCGACGGGCAGTGTGCCGTTGCTATCGACAGTATCGGGGCGGGAACCGGAGAGTGGGTACTGCTGGTCAGCGGCAGTTCCGCACGCCAGGCGCATCGCAGCGAATTATCACCGGTCGATCTGTGCGTCATTGGCATCGTCGATGAAGTGGTGGCTGGCGGGAAAGTGGTTTTCCATAAATAG
- the adhE gene encoding aldehyde dehydrogenase, with amino-acid sequence MNQQDIEQVVKAVLLKMQDSSKPTSTVHEMGVFASLDDAVAAAKLAQQGLKSVAMRQLAIHAIREAGEKHARELAELAVSETGMGRVDDKFAKNVAQARGTPGVECLSPQVLTGDNGLTLIENAPWGVVASVTPSTNPAATVINNAISLIAAGNSVVFAPHPAAKKVSQRAITLLNQAVVAAGGPENLLVTVANPDIETAQRLFKYPGIGLLVVTGGEAVVDAARKHTNKRLIAAGAGNPPVVVDETADLARAAQSIVKGASFDNNIICADEKVLIVVDSVADELMRLMEGQHAVKLTAAQAEQLQPVLLKNIDERGKGTVSRDWVGRDAGKIAAAIGLNVPQQTRLLFVETPANHPFAVTEMMMPVLPVVRVANVEEAIALAVQLEGGCHHTAAMHSRNIDNMNQMANAIDTSIFVKNGPCIAGLGLGGEGWTTMTITTPTGEGVTSARTFVRLRRCVLVDAFRIV; translated from the coding sequence ATGAATCAACAGGATATTGAACAGGTGGTGAAAGCGGTGCTGCTGAAAATGCAGGATAGCAGCAAGCCCACCAGCACCGTTCATGAGATGGGCGTTTTTGCCTCCCTGGATGACGCAGTGGCGGCAGCAAAACTGGCCCAGCAGGGGCTGAAGAGCGTGGCGATGCGCCAGCTTGCCATTCATGCCATTCGTGAGGCGGGCGAAAAACATGCCCGAGAATTAGCGGAACTTGCCGTCAGCGAAACCGGCATGGGACGCGTTGACGATAAATTTGCCAAAAACGTCGCTCAGGCGCGCGGCACGCCGGGCGTCGAGTGTTTATCTCCGCAGGTGCTGACCGGCGATAACGGTCTGACGCTGATTGAAAATGCGCCGTGGGGCGTGGTGGCCTCGGTCACGCCGTCCACCAACCCGGCGGCAACGGTCATTAATAACGCTATCAGCCTGATTGCCGCTGGCAACAGCGTGGTGTTCGCCCCGCATCCGGCGGCAAAAAAAGTGTCTCAACGAGCAATCACTCTGCTCAATCAGGCGGTAGTCGCCGCCGGCGGCCCGGAAAATCTGCTGGTCACTGTGGCGAACCCGGATATCGAAACCGCCCAGCGGCTGTTTAAGTACCCCGGTATTGGTCTGCTGGTGGTGACTGGCGGCGAAGCGGTGGTGGACGCGGCGCGCAAACATACTAATAAACGCCTGATTGCCGCCGGTGCCGGTAATCCCCCGGTGGTGGTGGATGAGACCGCCGACCTGGCGCGCGCCGCGCAGTCCATCGTCAAGGGCGCCTCGTTTGATAACAACATTATCTGCGCCGACGAAAAAGTGCTGATTGTGGTGGATAGCGTCGCCGACGAGCTGATGCGCCTGATGGAAGGTCAGCATGCGGTGAAACTGACCGCAGCCCAGGCCGAACAGCTCCAGCCGGTGCTGCTGAAGAATATCGATGAACGCGGTAAAGGTACTGTCAGCCGTGACTGGGTCGGTCGTGACGCGGGCAAGATCGCGGCCGCCATCGGTCTGAACGTGCCGCAGCAGACGCGCCTGTTGTTCGTTGAAACCCCGGCCAACCATCCGTTTGCCGTCACTGAAATGATGATGCCGGTACTGCCGGTGGTGCGGGTCGCCAACGTCGAAGAAGCCATCGCTCTGGCGGTACAACTTGAAGGCGGTTGCCACCATACGGCGGCGATGCACTCGCGCAACATTGACAATATGAACCAGATGGCGAACGCCATCGACACCAGCATTTTCGTCAAAAACGGGCCGTGCATTGCCGGGCTTGGATTGGGCGGAGAAGGCTGGACCACCATGACTATCACTACGCCAACCGGCGAAGGGGTGACCAGTGCGCGCACGTTTGTGCGTCTGCGTCGCTGCGTGCTGGTGGATGCGTTTCGCATTGTATAA
- the ftsA_1 gene encoding ethanolamine utilization protein EutJ, with protein MAHDEQLWLTPRLQKAAALCHQMPAASDTPLWLGVDLGTCDVVSMVVDGNAQPVAVCLDWADVVRDGIVWDFFGAVTLVRRHLDALERQLGCRFTHAATSFPPGTDLRISINVLESAGLEVSHVLDEPTAVADLLQLDNAGVVDIGGGTTGIAIVKQGKVTWSADEATGGHHISLTLAGNRRIPLEEAEQYKRNNAQEIWPVVKPVYEKMAEIVARHIAGQGVTDLWLAGGSCMQPGVEALFRQRFPELRVHLPQHSLFMTPLAIANSGRAKAEGLYAS; from the coding sequence ATGGCGCACGACGAACAACTCTGGCTCACCCCAAGACTGCAAAAAGCAGCGGCCCTGTGTCATCAGATGCCCGCCGCCAGCGACACGCCGCTGTGGCTGGGCGTAGATTTAGGCACCTGCGATGTGGTGTCGATGGTGGTCGACGGCAACGCGCAGCCGGTGGCGGTGTGCCTCGACTGGGCCGACGTTGTGCGTGATGGCATCGTCTGGGATTTCTTCGGCGCCGTCACCCTCGTGCGTCGCCATCTTGACGCGCTTGAAAGGCAGCTTGGCTGCCGCTTTACCCACGCGGCGACCTCGTTTCCGCCAGGCACCGACCTGCGTATTTCGATCAACGTGCTGGAGTCTGCCGGGTTAGAGGTCAGCCACGTACTGGATGAACCGACGGCGGTGGCGGATCTGCTGCAACTGGATAACGCGGGTGTGGTGGATATTGGCGGCGGCACTACCGGCATTGCCATCGTCAAACAGGGCAAGGTGACCTGGTCCGCCGATGAAGCCACTGGCGGGCATCATATCTCCCTGACGCTGGCGGGCAACCGTCGTATTCCACTGGAAGAGGCGGAACAGTACAAGCGCAACAACGCGCAGGAGATTTGGCCGGTAGTGAAGCCGGTGTACGAAAAGATGGCGGAGATCGTTGCTCGCCATATTGCCGGGCAGGGAGTGACAGATTTATGGCTGGCGGGCGGTTCCTGTATGCAGCCGGGCGTGGAGGCATTATTTCGCCAGCGTTTCCCGGAGTTACGGGTGCATTTACCGCAGCACAGCCTGTTTATGACCCCGCTGGCGATAGCCAACAGTGGGAGAGCGAAAGCGGAGGGACTCTATGCAAGCTGA
- the eutG gene encoding ethanol dehydrogenase EutG, whose protein sequence is MQAELQTALFHAFDTLNLQRVKTFSVPPVTLCGLGALSACGQEAQSRGLSHLFVMVDSFLHQAGMTAPLARSLAMKGVAMTVWPCPPGEPCITDVCAAAAQLREAACDGVVAFGGGSVLDAAKAVALLVTNPDQTLSTMTERSTLRPRLPLIAVPTTAGTGSETTNVTVIIDALSGRKQVLAHASLMPDVAILDAAVTEGVPPNVTAMTGIDALTHAIEAYSALNATPFTDSLAIGAIAMIGKSLPKAVGYGHDLAARENMLLASCMAGMAFSSAGLGLCHAMAHQPGAALHIPHGLANAMLLPTVMGFNRMVCRERFSQIGRALTNKKSDDRDAIAAVSELIAEVGQSKRLADVGAKLEHYSAWAQAALEDICLRSNPRAATQDQIIELYTAAQ, encoded by the coding sequence ATGCAAGCTGAACTGCAGACGGCGCTGTTTCATGCATTCGACACCCTGAATCTGCAACGCGTGAAAACGTTCAGCGTGCCGCCGGTCACGCTGTGCGGACTTGGGGCGCTCAGCGCCTGTGGACAGGAGGCGCAATCGCGGGGCTTAAGCCATCTGTTTGTGATGGTCGACAGCTTTCTGCATCAGGCGGGAATGACCGCGCCGTTAGCGCGCAGCCTGGCGATGAAGGGCGTCGCGATGACGGTCTGGCCGTGTCCGCCAGGTGAACCGTGCATCACCGATGTCTGCGCGGCGGCGGCGCAACTGCGTGAGGCGGCGTGCGACGGCGTAGTGGCCTTTGGCGGCGGTTCGGTGCTGGACGCGGCGAAAGCGGTCGCCCTGCTGGTGACTAACCCTGACCAGACGCTGAGTACAATGACCGAGCGCAGTACATTACGCCCGCGTCTGCCGCTGATTGCGGTGCCGACCACCGCCGGAACCGGTTCAGAAACCACCAACGTGACGGTGATTATCGATGCGCTCAGCGGGCGCAAGCAGGTGCTGGCGCACGCGTCATTGATGCCGGATGTGGCGATTCTTGATGCTGCCGTGACCGAAGGCGTTCCGCCAAACGTCACGGCGATGACCGGTATTGATGCGTTGACTCATGCGATTGAGGCCTACAGCGCGCTCAACGCCACGCCGTTTACCGACAGCCTGGCGATTGGCGCGATAGCGATGATTGGCAAATCGCTGCCGAAAGCCGTGGGTTACGGCCACGATCTGGCGGCGCGTGAAAATATGTTACTGGCCTCCTGTATGGCGGGAATGGCCTTTTCCAGCGCCGGTCTGGGACTGTGTCATGCGATGGCGCACCAGCCGGGGGCGGCGCTGCATATTCCGCACGGCCTGGCCAACGCCATGCTGCTGCCAACGGTCATGGGCTTTAACCGGATGGTATGCCGCGAACGCTTCAGTCAAATCGGTCGGGCGTTAACCAATAAGAAATCGGACGATCGCGATGCGATTGCGGCAGTGAGCGAGCTAATTGCCGAAGTGGGGCAGAGCAAACGGTTAGCTGACGTTGGCGCCAAACTCGAACACTACAGCGCCTGGGCGCAAGCCGCGCTGGAAGATATTTGTCTGCGCAGCAACCCGCGAGCCGCCACCCAGGACCAGATTATCGAACTGTATACAGCGGCGCAATAA
- a CDS encoding ethanolamine utilization protein EutH — protein sequence MGINEIIMYIMMFFMLIAAVDRVLSQFGGSARFLGKFGKSIEGSGGQFEEGFMAMGALGLAMVGMTALAPVLAHVLGPVIIPVYEMLGANPSMFAGTLLACDMGGFFLAKELAGGDVAAWLYSGLILGSMMGPTIVFSIPVALGIIEPSDRRYLALGVLAGIVTIPIGCIAGGLIAMYSGVQINGQPVEFTFALILMNMIPVLIVAVLVALGLKFIPEKMINGFQIFAKFLVALITIGLAAAVIKFLLGWELIPGLDPIFMAPGDKPGEVMRAIEVIGSISCVLLGAYPMVLLLTRWFEKPLMNVGKLLNVNNIAAAGMVATLANNIPMFGMMKQMDTRGKVINCAFAVSAAFALGDHLGFAAANMNAMIFPMIVGKLIGGVTAIGVAMMLVPKDDAAQVKTEAEAQL from the coding sequence ATGGGAATTAACGAAATCATCATGTACATCATGATGTTCTTTATGCTGATTGCCGCCGTGGACAGAGTCCTGTCGCAGTTCGGCGGGTCGGCGCGCTTCCTCGGTAAATTCGGCAAGAGTATCGAGGGGTCTGGCGGCCAGTTTGAAGAGGGCTTTATGGCGATGGGTGCGCTGGGACTGGCGATGGTCGGTATGACCGCGCTGGCGCCGGTGCTGGCGCATGTCCTGGGGCCGGTTATTATCCCGGTATACGAAATGCTGGGCGCGAACCCATCCATGTTCGCCGGTACGCTGCTGGCTTGTGATATGGGCGGATTCTTCCTCGCCAAAGAGCTGGCCGGCGGTGATGTCGCGGCGTGGCTATACTCAGGGTTAATACTTGGGTCGATGATGGGGCCGACCATTGTGTTCTCCATTCCGGTGGCGCTCGGCATTATAGAACCGTCTGACCGTCGCTACCTGGCGCTTGGCGTACTGGCGGGTATCGTCACCATTCCCATTGGTTGCATCGCAGGGGGGTTGATCGCCATGTACTCAGGTGTGCAGATCAACGGTCAGCCAGTGGAGTTTACCTTCGCGCTGATCCTGATGAACATGATCCCGGTATTGATCGTCGCGGTGCTGGTAGCGCTGGGGCTGAAGTTCATCCCGGAAAAAATGATCAACGGTTTCCAGATTTTCGCCAAATTTCTGGTGGCGCTGATCACCATCGGTCTGGCGGCTGCGGTGATTAAATTCCTGTTGGGTTGGGAGTTGATTCCGGGACTCGATCCGATCTTTATGGCGCCAGGCGACAAACCCGGCGAAGTGATGCGCGCCATTGAAGTGATCGGCTCTATCTCCTGCGTACTGCTCGGCGCGTATCCGATGGTGCTGTTACTGACCCGCTGGTTTGAAAAACCGTTGATGAATGTCGGTAAACTGCTGAACGTAAATAATATTGCGGCGGCAGGCATGGTGGCGACCCTGGCGAACAATATCCCCATGTTCGGCATGATGAAGCAGATGGATACCCGTGGCAAAGTGATTAACTGCGCATTTGCCGTCTCTGCGGCGTTCGCGCTGGGCGATCATTTAGGCTTCGCCGCCGCGAATATGAACGCCATGATCTTCCCGATGATTGTCGGCAAGCTGATCGGCGGTGTGACGGCGATTGGCGTGGCGATGATGCTGGTGCCGAAAGATGACGCCGCACAGGTGAAAACCGAAGCGGAGGCGCAATTGTGA
- the eutA gene encoding reactivating factor for ethanolamine ammonia lyase, with product MKTRQLLSVGIDIGTTTTQVIFSRLELVNRAAVSQVPRYEFIKRDISWQSPVFFTPVDKQGGLKEAELKTLILAQYQAAGIAPESVDSGAIIITGESAKTRNARPAVMALSQSLGDFVVASAGPHLESVIAGHGAGAQSLSEQRMCRVLNIDIGGGTSNYALFDAGKVSGTACLNVGGRLLETDAQGRVVYAHQPGQMIINEVLGSGTDARALTAAQLGQVTRRMADLIVEVIAGALSPLAQSLMQTGLLPADITPEVITLSGGVGECYRHQPADPFCFSDIGPLLATALHEHPRLREMNVQFPAQTVRATVIGAGAHTLSLSGSTIWLEDVQLPLRNLPVAIPQDDADLVNAWRQALLQLDLDPQTDAYVLALPATLPVRYAALLTVIDALTAFVARYPNPHPLLVVAEQDFGKALGMLLRPQLPQLPLAVIDEVVVRAGDYIDIGTPLFGGSVVPVTVKSLAFPS from the coding sequence GTGAAGACTCGCCAGCTACTGAGCGTCGGTATCGATATCGGCACCACCACCACGCAGGTGATCTTCTCGCGCCTGGAGTTGGTTAACCGTGCGGCGGTGTCGCAGGTGCCGCGCTACGAATTCATCAAACGCGACATTAGCTGGCAAAGCCCGGTCTTCTTTACGCCCGTGGATAAGCAGGGCGGTCTGAAAGAGGCAGAACTTAAAACGCTGATTCTGGCCCAATATCAGGCCGCAGGCATCGCGCCTGAATCGGTGGATTCCGGGGCCATCATTATCACCGGCGAAAGCGCCAAAACTCGCAACGCCCGTCCGGCAGTCATGGCGCTCTCGCAGTCGTTGGGCGACTTTGTGGTCGCCAGCGCCGGGCCGCATCTGGAATCGGTCATTGCCGGTCACGGCGCCGGGGCGCAAAGCTTGTCTGAGCAGCGGATGTGTCGGGTGCTGAATATTGATATCGGCGGCGGCACGTCTAACTACGCGCTGTTTGACGCGGGAAAAGTCAGCGGCACCGCCTGCCTTAACGTCGGTGGTCGCCTGCTGGAAACCGACGCTCAGGGGCGCGTGGTTTATGCCCATCAGCCGGGCCAGATGATTATCAATGAGGTGTTGGGTTCGGGTACTGATGCTCGCGCCTTAACTGCCGCACAATTGGGGCAGGTGACGCGGCGGATGGCGGATCTCATCGTCGAGGTTATCGCCGGTGCGCTCTCGCCGCTGGCGCAATCGCTGATGCAAACCGGGTTGCTGCCTGCCGATATTACGCCGGAGGTGATCACCCTTTCCGGCGGAGTGGGCGAGTGCTATCGCCATCAGCCTGCCGACCCGTTCTGCTTTTCTGATATCGGACCGCTGCTGGCGACCGCGCTGCATGAGCACCCGCGTCTGCGCGAGATGAACGTGCAGTTTCCGGCGCAAACCGTGCGTGCCACGGTGATTGGCGCAGGGGCCCATACGCTGTCGCTTTCCGGTAGCACCATCTGGCTGGAAGACGTTCAACTGCCGCTGCGCAACCTGCCAGTGGCGATCCCGCAGGATGACGCCGATCTGGTGAACGCCTGGCGGCAGGCGCTTCTCCAGCTCGATCTCGACCCGCAAACCGACGCTTACGTGCTGGCGCTTCCCGCCACGCTCCCGGTGCGCTACGCCGCATTACTCACGGTCATCGACGCGCTGACGGCTTTTGTCGCGCGTTATCCCAATCCACATCCCCTGCTGGTGGTGGCCGAGCAGGATTTTGGTAAAGCACTGGGCATGTTATTGCGCCCACAGTTACCGCAACTTCCGCTGGCGGTCATCGATGAGGTGGTCGTGCGGGCGGGAGACTATATCGACATTGGTACGCCTCTTTTTGGCGGATCGGTTGTGCCGGTGACGGTGAAATCACTCGCATTTCCTTCCTGA
- the eutB gene encoding ethanolamine ammonia lyase large subunit, with the protein MKLKTTLFGNVYQFKDVKEVLAKANELRSGDVLAGVAAASSQERVAAKQVLSEMTVADIRNNPVIAYEEDCVTRLIQDDVNETAYNRIKNWSISELREYVLSDETSVDDIAFTRKGLTSEAVAAVAKICSNADLIYGGKKMPVIKKANTTIGIPGTFSCRLQPNDTRDDVQSIAAQIYEGLSFGAGDAVIGVNPVTDDVENLTRVLDTVYGVIDKFTIPTQGCVLAHVTTQIEAIRRGAPGGLIFQSICGSEKGLKEFGVELAMLDEARAVGAEFNRIAGENCLYFETGQGSALSAGANFGADQVTMEARNYGLARHYDPFLVNTVVGFIGPEYLYNDRQIIRAGLEDHFMGKLSGISMGCDCCYTNHADADQNLNENLMILLATAGCNYIMGMPLGDDIMLNYQTTAFHDTATVRQLLNLRPSPEFERWLETMGIMANGRLTKRAGDPSLFF; encoded by the coding sequence ATGAAACTAAAGACCACATTGTTCGGCAATGTTTATCAGTTTAAGGATGTAAAAGAGGTACTGGCTAAAGCCAACGAACTGCGTTCGGGGGATGTGCTGGCCGGGGTTGCCGCGGCAAGTTCGCAGGAGCGCGTAGCGGCAAAACAGGTACTGTCGGAAATGACGGTGGCGGATATCCGCAACAATCCGGTGATTGCCTATGAAGAAGACTGCGTGACGCGTCTGATTCAGGACGACGTCAATGAAACGGCCTATAACCGGATTAAAAACTGGAGCATCAGCGAACTGCGTGAATACGTGCTGAGCGATGAAACCTCCGTGGACGACATCGCGTTTACCCGCAAAGGCCTGACCTCCGAAGCGGTGGCGGCAGTGGCGAAAATCTGCTCCAACGCGGATCTTATCTACGGCGGCAAGAAAATGCCGGTGATCAAAAAAGCCAATACCACCATCGGTATTCCGGGCACCTTTAGCTGCCGTTTGCAGCCGAACGATACCCGTGACGATGTACAGAGTATCGCCGCGCAAATCTACGAAGGGCTCTCTTTCGGCGCAGGCGATGCGGTGATCGGCGTTAACCCGGTGACCGATGACGTGGAAAACCTCACCCGCGTGCTCGACACCGTTTACGGCGTTATCGACAAGTTCACTATTCCGACGCAGGGCTGCGTACTGGCGCACGTCACCACCCAGATTGAAGCGATACGCCGCGGCGCGCCGGGCGGGCTGATTTTCCAGAGTATCTGCGGCAGCGAGAAAGGCTTAAAAGAGTTTGGCGTCGAGCTGGCGATGCTGGATGAAGCGCGGGCGGTTGGCGCGGAGTTCAACCGTATCGCTGGCGAGAATTGCCTGTACTTTGAAACCGGACAGGGTTCAGCGCTGTCGGCTGGTGCGAACTTTGGTGCCGACCAGGTGACGATGGAAGCGCGTAACTATGGCCTGGCGCGGCACTATGATCCGTTCCTGGTTAACACTGTGGTGGGCTTTATCGGGCCGGAGTATCTCTACAACGATCGGCAGATTATCCGCGCCGGTCTCGAAGATCACTTTATGGGCAAGCTGAGCGGCATCTCCATGGGCTGCGACTGCTGCTACACCAACCATGCCGACGCCGACCAGAATCTCAACGAAAACCTGATGATTCTGCTCGCCACCGCTGGCTGTAACTACATCATGGGGATGCCGCTCGGCGACGACATTATGCTCAACTACCAGACCACCGCTTTCCACGATACCGCCACCGTCCGTCAGTTGCTGAATTTACGGCCGTCGCCGGAGTTTGAACGTTGGCTGGAAACGATGGGCATTATGGCAAATGGTCGTCTGACCAAACGGGCGGGCGATCCGTCACTGTTCTTCTGA